CGCCGTGCGGCCTCCGCCTCGAAGAGCCGGTGGACCGGCACGAATCTCTCGGGTCGCGCCCCGGCATTGGACTCCCGCAGCACGGCCGTGCGCTCGCCGGGAGTCAGGAGCGGCAGCCGCGACACTTTCGCCTCAGGCCAGGCGGCGATTCCGGCGAGCAGCGTCGCGAAGCGGCCCGCAAGATGCTCGATGGTGGTGGATTCGAATAGATCGGAGTTGTACTCCCATTCGACCCAGAGGTCGCGGCCGTCGTCCGTGACGGTCGCCGACAGATCCACCTGGGAAGCGTGCCGATCGATGGGCAGCGGCTCGGCGAGGACGCCGCCTGCGAGCTCCGAGCGCCCGGAGCCGATCGCCAGATCGCCCCGCACCAGATCGCCGACTCCGTGCAGATCGAAAAGGGTATCAACCAGCGGCGAGCGGCTCGGATCGCGCGGCGGCGCGAGCTTCTTGACCAGGGTCGCGAAAGGAATGTCCTGGTGCCTCAACGCGCCGAGGATCTGCTGACGCGTGGAGGCGAGGTGCGCCTCGAACGTCGGATCGGCGGTGAAATCGGCTCGCAGGACGACGGTGTTGACGAGGTAGGCCACCAGACCCTCGAAGCGCGGATGGCTTCGTCCAGATGCCGGCGATCCCACCAGGACCACCTTCTGTCCGGTCACGCGGTGAAGGAAGACCTGGTAGGCCGCCAGCAGAAGCGTGTAGAGCGTGACTTCTTTATCCCGGGCAAACCGGCGCAGCGCCTCGGCCAGATCCGCATCGAGCCGGTGCGTCCGTACCGCCCCGGCAAAGCTCTGGAACGGAGGCCGCGCGCGATCGACGGGCAGCTCCAGCGCCGGGAGATCTCCGGCGAGCTGCGCGCGCCAATACTCGAGCTGTCGTTCGCCCGACGCCGAGCCGATGCGCTCCGCCTGCCAGGCGGCGAACTCCGCCGGATGAGGCGCCGCCTCGGCCGGCGGGACTTCCAGTCCCAATGCGACGGCATAGAGATCCTGCAGGTCGCGCAGGACCACCGAAAGGGACCAGAGATCGGCGATGAGATGGTGGCAGGAGATCAGGAGAACGTTAGAGTCGCCGGTCCGGAACAGGGCAACGCGGAAAAGCGGACCGCGAAGCAGGTCGAATGGACGGAAGGCTTCCTCGGCGAGCATGGCGGCGAGCTGCTCCGGAGAAGGGCTTCCCCAATCAGCCCGTGAAAAGATCGCTTCGAAGTCGACGTCGAAGCGCTGCAGCGGCCCGCCGATGCCGGCGACGATCCGCGCCCTCAAAGACGCATGGCGCCCTAGCAGCGCGATCACAGCCTTCTCGAGCGCGGTCGGGTCCAAAGGACCGGAGAGACGCAATGCGGCGGCGATGGTATAGGCGGCGCCCGACGGCGCCATCTCCTGGAGGAACCAGATCGCCTTCTGGCCGGCCGAAAGAGGACACTCCGGGAGATCGGCCGGGCCACCTTTCGCCGTGACCTGCCGGGAAGGGTGTGCCTCGATGAGCGCGACGATCTCCGAGAGCGATGCCGCCGCGAGAAGATCGGAAGGGGTCAGCGCCGCCCCGAAGCGCCGCTCGATCTCGTGCGCCAGCTCGAGCGAGCGGAGCGAATCGAGGCCGAGGCCGGCCAACGAAGCGGTGAAGTCGATCGATTCGACGGCGATTCCGAGTTTGCGGGCGACGCGCATGGCGATCCAGCCGCGCGCATCGGCGGCGCCGGCGTCCGGCGGCGCCTCCTCGGCCTCTTCGGGGGAGCGCCATTCGGCGAGGACCGGCAGCGAGCCGGCAAGGAAAGCGCTGCGGCAGTGGGAGCGCCGTACTTTGCCGCTGGAAGTCCTGGGGATGCCGCCCGCGCGAACCAGGACGACGGCGCATGGGGCGATCTCGTGGGCGTCGAGGAGGGCGGAGCGCACGGCGTCGAGGACCTCCCGGTAATCGGCCGCGATCCGCCGCTCGACTTCGTGCACGATTATAAGGCGTTCCTCGCCCGACACCTCCACGCCGAAGGCGGCCCCTCCCGCGGGACGCAGCGCGGTGTGGCACGTCTTCGCCGTGTTCTCGAGGTCCTGCGGATGGAGGTTGCGGCCGCGGATGATGATGAGATCCTTCAGCCGCCCGGTGACGAAGAGCTGACCGTCCCGCTGAAAGCCGAGATCCCCCGTGCGCAGGAAGCGCCCGTCCCGGTCCGGGAGGCGGGCGCCGAAAACCCGCTCCGTCTCCTCGGCCCGGTTCCAGTAGCCCTGGGCCACGCCGGGACCCGAGACCCAGATCTCGCCAATGCGATCGGCCGGGACGGGACGGCCGGTCTCGGGATTAATAATGATGGCGGCGGTACCGGTCTCTGCGCCTCCCGAGCCGACCATCTGCCGTCCTTCCTCCCCCTCTTCGACACGGCCCGCCTCGAGCGCCTCGCTCCGGACGCAAAGCGCCTTCCATCCGCCGCTCCGCGAGCCACCGGAGACTTTGAGAGTCGCCTCGGCGAGGCCGTAGGCGGGGTAGAAAGACGAGCGCCGGAAACCGCAGGCCACGAAGCGCTCGGCGAAGCGCTCGAGGGTCTCGGCGCGCACCGGCTCGGCGCCGTTGTAAGCCACGTCCCAGCACGCGAGATCGAATTTCGAAGGATCGGGATCGACGCGCCGAACGCAAAGGTCGTACGCGAAATTGGGGCCGCCGGAATGGGTGATCCGGTGCCGGGAAATCGCCTCCAGCCAGCGCGCCGGATCCTGAAGGAAGCTCGCCGGGCTCATCAGGATCGCGGGGAACCCCGAGTAGACGGGCTGCAGGATCCCGTCGACGAGGCCCATGTCGTGAAAATGCGGCAGCCAGCTCAGCGAGCGGCTTGCCCGGCTGTGGCCGAATCCGTTCCGGATGTCCTCGGAGTTGGCCATCACGTTGGCGTGACTGACCATCACTCCTTTCGGCTCCGACGTGGAGCCCGAGGTGTATTGCAGATAGGCGAGCGCATCGGGGACCGGGTGGAAACCGGTCGGATCCGATCCCGGAGCTTCCCCGAGCTTTTCGGTCGCGATCCAGCGCAGATGCGAGAGGGTGGGCTGCGAGGCCTGGAAGGATTCGAAGCGCCGGAGGAGGGTCCGCGTCGAGAGGACGGCGCGCGCCGAGCAGTCTTCCGCCATGAGCGCGAGACGATCGAGGCCCCGGGCGCCATGCGGCGGTGGAGCGGGGACCGCGATCACCCCGGCCATCAGGCAGCCGAAGAAGGCTTCCACGAACTCGAATCCGGCGGGGTAGAGGAGCAGGGCGCGCTCGCCGCGCAGACCTTCGCGCGCCAGATGCGCGGCGAGACGCGCGGCACGCGCATGAAGCTCCGCGAAGGTAATCGGTTTTGACGGGGTGGAAGGGTCGGAAAGGAAGGTGTAGATCGTATCGGCAGGCTGGGCCTCGGCGCGGCAGCGCAGGACCCCGACGATCGTCCGATCGTCTCCAGCAAGCTCGATATCGAAAGCCGATCGCACGGGTGCCATGCCAGCCCGACGAACGGTCAGCTTGCTGCGCGAAGCGCCGCGCCGCTCGGCGGAGGATTCACCCGGGCGCGGAAGACCGGTGTCCGACGCCACGGACGCACCGCACCCTTCCGGGGAGGCTGCGTCCAACGCGCTCTCCCGGACCGGAAAAGGCGCCCGCGAAGGCTTCAAGCTGACGGATCAGAGGCTGGATGATACTCGCCGGATGGGGAGGCGGCAAGAGGATTCTTCGCGTCGTCGCGATGCCCTTCCGCTGACTAGGGCCTGGGGCAGGCGATTCCAGTGAACAGGTGACGGGAATCGCGGGCGAAACGACCCCGTAGGTCAGTCCCGCGCAAAGTCTCCGGAAGCTGCGGATGACTCAGGACTGCGATGAAGTCGCCCGCATCATCATCAATAGTTATTTCGCAGTCCAGAAAATCCAGGAAGACCCCGGTGAGGGGATGGAAGCACTTGAAGACGCTTTCCTTGGCGCTGAACAGCAGCTTTGCACGCAAGCCCCGGGAGCTTTCCGGAGACGCGTCCAGCCGGGCGCGCTCTGCAGGGACGCAGACGAGACGAAGCAGGTCGTCGCCCAGCGGCTCCGCCGACTCGATGTCGATTCCAACTCCGGCGATCCGATCGGCACGGGCCACCGCCGCGGCACAGATCCCGCCGCAGTGAGTGAGGCTCCCGACCACGCCGGGGGGCCAGATCGGCGCGCGGTCCTTTCCCGCGAGGAGAGGGAAGTGTCGGATTTCCAGATCGGCCAGCGCCCGGCGGGCGCAAAGCCGTCCCTGGGCGAACTCGCGGCGGCGCGCCGGCACGGCAGCCGCGATGCAGGCGGCCTCTTCCGGATAGAGGAGCGCCGGGTCCACTTCCTCGGAGAGCTTGCGGATCCGGACCTCGGCGGGTAAGAGAGTTTCAAGCATTGGTCGGCTTCTTTCGCGGCTCCCGTTCCGGGCCGAGACAGCCTGAGGTCCGGGTTGCGATGGGTCGTTCCTCATCCACGGGAGGCGGAAGCGAGGACATGACGGTTCATCCACGCCGGATAGCCGCCGATCCAGCCCGGCTCGATGGGAGGAGGGCGGCGTTCGACCATGATTTTCGCTGCCTGCGTGATTTCCCAGGCGAGCGACGGAAGAGTGCCCAGGGCCTCGAATCCCAAAGTCCACCAGCAGCTGTTATCCGGAAGCCCGATCCGCGTGAGCTCCACGTTGCAACCCGGCAAGGAGAAGCGCGCGCTCTCCGCCGGCTGCTCGCTTTCATCGAGAGGAATCTCCCGAGTGGCTCCTTCAGCGGAAGCGAAGCGGCGCAGCCATCGTCGCTTCTCGACCGTGATGGTCCGTCCGGAAGGCATTTCCAGGAGCTCTGAGCTCCACTTGCACCAGAGCCCGATCGGACCGGTAAAGGGTGCGCAGCTCAAGGTTGCGAAATCGCCCGTGACCATTCCTTTGATCTCGAGCCCCTCGGTCCCTCCGCGGCGCTTCACGCCCAGCTCAATCTTTCCGGCCTCCGCCAGGTATTCGTCCACGCGCACCGCACCGCCGCCGGCCGCGCAGTGCGCGGGGGAGGCGTCGCGGAACCAGGCCTCGAAGGCGGGAGGAATCTCCCTCCAGAACCAGCGAATCTCGGCCGTCAGCAGCATCCCTTCTCTCCCGTGCGCTTCATTATGAAGGATCTCGCGGGCCTTCGGAGGAGGCTCGTCATCGCCTGATGGGTGTCTTTTGCGACTCGAGCCGAAACGGACGCTCCCTGCACCGGGATGACAGAATCGCGCTCACACGAGTGTTGCGTGTCGGAAAGACACGTTAACATCGAGTCCGACCCGCTGGGATCGATCGTCGGCCGACGGTAACGGATTTCGGAGATGCGACACCAGTCCCGGGATGAGGCAACGTCATGGAAGGGGCGCTCACAGGTCCGCTCGCCAGGCTGGCCGCCGCGCTGCTGATCGGGTTCCTCATCGGACTGGACCGGGAGCGGGCGGAGATCCGCAAGCACCGCCACCTGTTCGCCGGGATTCGCACTTTTCCTCTCATCGCGCTGGCCGGCGCCCTGTCGATCCTGCTCCTCGACACCGTCGGCCCCTGGCTGGTGATCGCCTCGTTCCTGATGGTCTCGGGCGTGGCGCTCATCTCCTACCTGCGGATCTCGGCCGAGGGGAACGTCGGCTCCACCACCGAGGTGGCTGCGCTGGCCACCTTCCTGCTCGGATGCCTTGCCGGCCGGGGAGATCTGGTGCTCGCGGGCGCCGCCGGCGTGGTCGTCGCGGTGCTCCTGGCGGCCAAGCCCCGCCTGGAAAGGTTCTCGCGCGCCATCACCCCGGAAGAGCTGGCGGCCACCCTCGAGCTGGCGGTCATCTCGGTCATCGTGCTCCCGCTGCTCCCGACGCGCGGCTACGGTCCCGGAGAAGTCCTCAATCCGCGTGACATCTGGCTCGTCGTGGTGCTGGTCTGCGCCCTGTCCTTCGCGGGATTCGTGGCGACCCGGCTGCTGGGCGAGAAGCGCGGACTGCTGTTCTCCGGCATGGCCGGGGGGCTGGTTTCCAGCACCGCCGTGACCCTGGCCATGTCGCAGCGGGCGCGGGCCGGCCAGCGGGCCTACCGGCTCATCGCCGCGGCGGTGGTGCTCGCCTCCGGCATGATGGCGATCCGGATGCTCGCCCTCGTGGGAGCCCTCAAGGCCAAAATGATCCCTCGTCTCGCGTTTCCGCTGCTCGCCATGGCGGCCGCGGCCGGACTCATCGCTTTGCTCCTCCAGAGAGGAAGCGATCGGGCCACATCGGAGGACTCCACCGAGCTGCGCAATCCGTTTTCACTGAAGGCGGCTCTCACCTTCGGACTGTTCTACGCGCTCACGCTGGTCCTGCTGCATGTGGCCAGGAAATACCTCGGCACGAGCGGTACCTTTGTCGCCGCGGCGCTCGGAGGCCTGGTCGATGTCGACGCCGTCACCATCGCGCTGGCGCACGCCGGCCCGGCGGCTGAGGGAGGATGGCGCCAGCCGGCGGCCGCCGTCACCCTGGCAGCGGTGGTCAACACCACGGTCAAGGCGGTGATCGCGATGGTTTCCGGAGCCGGCCGGTTCCGCATCCTGGCCGCCGGATCGCTGGCCGCCATGGCGGCGGTCGGCCTGGCGGCGGGTCTGGCCGTCTACCTGTTGTTTTAGTTCTTCACCGGGCCGGCCGCGTCCCCTATTGCTGCCGGCGGAACCAGGAGTTGACGTCGAAGCTGTAGGAGAACTGCACCGACACGGCGTCATCCTCCGCCGGTCCCGAGGCGCGATCGAGGATCGCGCGATAGCTCGCCTTGATCAGGAAGCGCGGATCGATGCGGAAGCCGAAACCCGCTTCCACGTCATGAATCCGATCCCTGCGGGCTTCCCACACCGTGCCAAAGTCCCAGTGGGCATTGGGCACGTTGCCGCGCTCGTAGCGGGCCGCCACGTACCAGCGGGGCGAGATCGTGAACTTGGGCTCCACGTAATACACGCGGCCGCGCGCCGTCCCGGCGTACGGCACCTCCAGGCTGGCCTGGCTCATGTCCCCGTTCAGCTCGAAGTGCGCCACGCTGTACTGCAGATCCAGCCCGTAGGCGCGCTCCTCGAAATCAGAGAGCTGGTCCTCGGGAAACAGCCAGTCCTCGGATTTGGAGATCTGGCTCAGGTAGGGACCTTTGGTTGCGTAGCCTCCCAGCCGGAAGCCGACGAGCGGCGTCACCCCGGCGGCCAGGGCCGGACGGGGATACGACTCCGGTTTCGAGTCGTAGGCCTGCTTCCAGAACGGGCTGTCCAGCACCGCCACCATGTAATCGAAGCGCCCCGCCGAGCCGTTGAGCTGCACGCCGAAAGGATAGGAGAGCTCGTAATTCATCGGCGTCCCGATCAAGGGGTTGGAGGTGGAAAGATAGCGCTTGGAGAAGTTCCCATAAGGCTGGATGAGCTTGCCGGCCTGGAGGATCGTGGCGCGGGATTCTCCGAGCAGGACGCGCACATAGGCTTGCTCGACCCGATAGTCGGTCTCCTGAGTCGGCGTCGCCTTGCCTCCTTCCATGGCCAGCATCGCAAAACCCTGGAACCGCTGCGAGAAATCGCCGAAACCCCACAGCCGAAGGCGGCCGACCGATCCGGAGTCGCCTTCGTTGCGGGTCAGGTAATTCGGATCCGAGCCGGTGTTCCACCCTTCGGCGTCCGCCAGCCCCTGGATCGCCACGCGCTCTTCAGCGCGCGCCGCCGGCGTCGCGCTCAGCGAGGGGAGCAGGACGAAGATCAGCAGGGCGCCGAGAGGCCGGAACCGGCGCGGCTCAGGCTGCGGGCCGGAGGGCTTGGTAGGTCGAGCGCAGGTCCGTGACATAGGCTTCCACCGTGAAGGGCTTCATGAGATAGGGACGTCCCGCCCTCTCCAGGAACGCCCGCGTTTCGTCGCTGGCACTGTCGCCGGTGACGAAGATGAAACCCCCGATGCATCGGGGGCAGTTGCTGCGCACCCACTCGAAAAGATCCTGGCCCGACACCTTCCCGGGCATCTTCAAATCCGACACGATGAGATCGAAATCGCGCCGTTGCAGCTGGGCGATCGCCTCCTCGCCGCTGCGCGCCCCCACGGCGGTGGCTCCCGACGAGGCCAGGATGGCCAGCTGCAGGTCCAGGATGACCGGCTCGTCCTCCACCACCAGAACCGTCGCGGGCAATGCCTGGCGGGCGCCGGCAGCCGGTGCCGCCGGTACGGCGGGCGCGGGCTCCGACAGCGCCGGGGCGAGTTGCAGCGCCACGGTGAACCGGGCGCCCCCCTCGGCGCGGTTCTCGGCGGCGATGCTTCCGCCGTGGCTCTGGATGATGGCGTGTGTGATGCTCAAGCCGAGCCCGGTTCCTTTCCCCACCTCCTTGGTGGTGTAGAAAGGATCGAAGACCTTGGCGGGGTCTTTCATGCCGGGACCGCCGTCCTCGAAGCTGATCACCGCCCGATCCCTCTCGCGCGCGGTGCGGATGGCGACCACCGGATCGCGCGCCGTCTCCTTCATGGCGTCGTAGGCGTTGTTGAGGAAATTGAGGAAGACCTGCTGGATCTCCAGCTCGTTTGCCTCCACGAACAGCGACTCAACCGGAAAGTTGAGGCGTATCTCCCATCCGGCGCGCGAGAAGTCGTGCCGTCGCAGGGCCGCCGTCTCGCGCAGCAGGGCGTGCAGGTCGACCCGGGTCCGCTGGCGAGTGTCGCGGTGCGCCACCTTGAGCAGATTGCGGACGAGCCCGATGATCCGCTGCGCTTCTTTCTGGACTTTTTCCAGACGCTCGCGCGGCACCGGATCGAGCGCAGCGCCACGCAGCACCAGGTCGAGGTTGCCCACCACCCCGGTGAGGGGGTTGTTGATCTCGTGCGCCGCGCCCGCCAGCATCCTTCCGAGGGAGGCGAGCTTTTCCGATTCCTTGAGGCGCTCCACGCGGTCCAGCTCCTCGCGGGCGTGCAGCAGCAGCTCGCGCTCGCGCGCCTGCAGCGATTCCATCAGGAGGTTGTAGGCGTCGTTCAGCGTGCTGACCTCGGGGCTCCCGACGCTCTCCTCGAAGCGCAGGGAGTGATCGTTTCCCTGAGCCACGCGGCGCATGAAGGCGACGAAGCGGTGGAATGGACGCAGGATCGATCGGGAGGTCGCCCAGGCGGCGGCGCCGGCCAGGACGAGGGCGAGCAGCCCGCATGCCAGCAGGGTGTCGCGCAGCGTGCGCGTCGCCGAGGCGGCGGCGTGCGTCAGGGATTGGAGCAGGACCAGCGTCACCGGCTTGCCGTCGGCGTCAGGTCCCAGGGAGAGCGAGGCAGCCACGAATTCCTCCTCGCCCAGGCGCAGCAGCTCCGCCCGGTCGTCTTCCGGCCCTGAGCGGGCAGCCGACAGGCTCGCCGGAACGGCGCCGAGCCTTCCGGAGTCGAGAGTAGATCCCAGAATGGCCGGGCCCGCCGCCAGGACGACCTCGCTTTGCAGGGAATCCTTCAATCCCGTCAGGAAGCCTTCATCGAGACGCTCGCCCAGCGACAGGCTGCCGATCACGAAATCCTGCAGCACGATCGGAACGCAGCCCATCTGGTAGATGTGCCGCCCCAGCCGGCCCACGACCGTCTCGGGCCCTTCCATCCGGGTCGGGCCGGCCAACAGGCGTTCCAGGGAGGCGGCGCCGAGATCGGATTCCGGCGTCTCGGGAGAGGCGGTGCTGACCGCCAGCAAATCCCCCTGCGAGTCGGTGATGGCGGCGAGATCCTTGCCCAGCAGGGAGCGGATCCGATCCAGCTCGGTCTGGATCGTGGCGAGCAGATCGGCCCGCCGCTCCGGGCTGGAGGCCATTTCCGACTCGTAGGTTTCCATGGCGGCGCGCAGCGTCGGCGATTGCGTCATCAGCCGCGAGGTCCAGAGGAGCTCGCGCTGGTTG
Above is a window of Candidatus Polarisedimenticolia bacterium DNA encoding:
- a CDS encoding 4'-phosphopantetheinyl transferase superfamily protein gives rise to the protein MLETLLPAEVRIRKLSEEVDPALLYPEEAACIAAAVPARRREFAQGRLCARRALADLEIRHFPLLAGKDRAPIWPPGVVGSLTHCGGICAAAVARADRIAGVGIDIESAEPLGDDLLRLVCVPAERARLDASPESSRGLRAKLLFSAKESVFKCFHPLTGVFLDFLDCEITIDDDAGDFIAVLSHPQLPETLRGTDLRGRFARDSRHLFTGIACPRP
- a CDS encoding amino acid adenylation domain-containing protein, with the protein product MAPVRSAFDIELAGDDRTIVGVLRCRAEAQPADTIYTFLSDPSTPSKPITFAELHARAARLAAHLAREGLRGERALLLYPAGFEFVEAFFGCLMAGVIAVPAPPPHGARGLDRLALMAEDCSARAVLSTRTLLRRFESFQASQPTLSHLRWIATEKLGEAPGSDPTGFHPVPDALAYLQYTSGSTSEPKGVMVSHANVMANSEDIRNGFGHSRASRSLSWLPHFHDMGLVDGILQPVYSGFPAILMSPASFLQDPARWLEAISRHRITHSGGPNFAYDLCVRRVDPDPSKFDLACWDVAYNGAEPVRAETLERFAERFVACGFRRSSFYPAYGLAEATLKVSGGSRSGGWKALCVRSEALEAGRVEEGEEGRQMVGSGGAETGTAAIIINPETGRPVPADRIGEIWVSGPGVAQGYWNRAEETERVFGARLPDRDGRFLRTGDLGFQRDGQLFVTGRLKDLIIIRGRNLHPQDLENTAKTCHTALRPAGGAAFGVEVSGEERLIIVHEVERRIAADYREVLDAVRSALLDAHEIAPCAVVLVRAGGIPRTSSGKVRRSHCRSAFLAGSLPVLAEWRSPEEAEEAPPDAGAADARGWIAMRVARKLGIAVESIDFTASLAGLGLDSLRSLELAHEIERRFGAALTPSDLLAAASLSEIVALIEAHPSRQVTAKGGPADLPECPLSAGQKAIWFLQEMAPSGAAYTIAAALRLSGPLDPTALEKAVIALLGRHASLRARIVAGIGGPLQRFDVDFEAIFSRADWGSPSPEQLAAMLAEEAFRPFDLLRGPLFRVALFRTGDSNVLLISCHHLIADLWSLSVVLRDLQDLYAVALGLEVPPAEAAPHPAEFAAWQAERIGSASGERQLEYWRAQLAGDLPALELPVDRARPPFQSFAGAVRTHRLDADLAEALRRFARDKEVTLYTLLLAAYQVFLHRVTGQKVVLVGSPASGRSHPRFEGLVAYLVNTVVLRADFTADPTFEAHLASTRQQILGALRHQDIPFATLVKKLAPPRDPSRSPLVDTLFDLHGVGDLVRGDLAIGSGRSELAGGVLAEPLPIDRHASQVDLSATVTDDGRDLWVEWEYNSDLFESTTIEHLAGRFATLLAGIAAWPEAKVSRLPLLTPGERTAVLRESNAGARPERFVPVHRLFEAEAARRPGAPAAIHEGATLTYGELNRRANALARKLRHRGVGPESRIAVCYGKSFELLVALLAVLKAGGAYVPVDPSLPAARKRLMAADSGAVLLLAPDAGAADFGSDLPRIGLEEFRAPSGRHGMDDLQDPAPHSLAYVIYTSGTSGVPKGVAVTHGNLFSAYRAWDKVWGLRSLSTHLQMAAPGFDVFTGDMVRALCSGGVLLLVDRETLLDPPALASLARNHRPDFAEFVPAALRELAAHLTRVGERLDSLEIVSVGSDAWSMADYVLFRRVFGTRTRLFNSYGVTEATIDSTLEEVAGAQTRPVPAVGRPLANTAAYVLDSRLEPLPAGIRGELCLGGPSVTRGYLGRPELTAERFQPDPHGPPGSRLYRTGDTARRLPDGRIEFIGRADAQIKIRGFRVEPAEIEAILNQHPAVRSCAVVAREHGSGLRLAAYVASDGLSDGAASLRAYLTERLPDYMVPSTLILMESLPVSPNGKIDRRALPPPEWTADSPPSEVVAATEAEQVLGEIWARILRVPRVGPEDDFFALGGDSI
- a CDS encoding hybrid sensor histidine kinase/response regulator; its protein translation is MSPRTSRSGGPVASLRSLLGKPLPLGTRLVLFGTLVTVTAVAVAFGLLSMEVRRQTRSHLAELLGQNQRTVLELQRRNQRELLWTSRLMTQSPTLRAAMETYESEMASSPERRADLLATIQTELDRIRSLLGKDLAAITDSQGDLLAVSTASPETPESDLGAASLERLLAGPTRMEGPETVVGRLGRHIYQMGCVPIVLQDFVIGSLSLGERLDEGFLTGLKDSLQSEVVLAAGPAILGSTLDSGRLGAVPASLSAARSGPEDDRAELLRLGEEEFVAASLSLGPDADGKPVTLVLLQSLTHAAASATRTLRDTLLACGLLALVLAGAAAWATSRSILRPFHRFVAFMRRVAQGNDHSLRFEESVGSPEVSTLNDAYNLLMESLQARERELLLHAREELDRVERLKESEKLASLGRMLAGAAHEINNPLTGVVGNLDLVLRGAALDPVPRERLEKVQKEAQRIIGLVRNLLKVAHRDTRQRTRVDLHALLRETAALRRHDFSRAGWEIRLNFPVESLFVEANELEIQQVFLNFLNNAYDAMKETARDPVVAIRTARERDRAVISFEDGGPGMKDPAKVFDPFYTTKEVGKGTGLGLSITHAIIQSHGGSIAAENRAEGGARFTVALQLAPALSEPAPAVPAAPAAGARQALPATVLVVEDEPVILDLQLAILASSGATAVGARSGEEAIAQLQRRDFDLIVSDLKMPGKVSGQDLFEWVRSNCPRCIGGFIFVTGDSASDETRAFLERAGRPYLMKPFTVEAYVTDLRSTYQALRPAA
- a CDS encoding DUF4010 domain-containing protein; this translates as MEGALTGPLARLAAALLIGFLIGLDRERAEIRKHRHLFAGIRTFPLIALAGALSILLLDTVGPWLVIASFLMVSGVALISYLRISAEGNVGSTTEVAALATFLLGCLAGRGDLVLAGAAGVVVAVLLAAKPRLERFSRAITPEELAATLELAVISVIVLPLLPTRGYGPGEVLNPRDIWLVVVLVCALSFAGFVATRLLGEKRGLLFSGMAGGLVSSTAVTLAMSQRARAGQRAYRLIAAAVVLASGMMAIRMLALVGALKAKMIPRLAFPLLAMAAAAGLIALLLQRGSDRATSEDSTELRNPFSLKAALTFGLFYALTLVLLHVARKYLGTSGTFVAAALGGLVDVDAVTIALAHAGPAAEGGWRQPAAAVTLAAVVNTTVKAVIAMVSGAGRFRILAAGSLAAMAAVGLAAGLAVYLLF